A stretch of Campylobacter showae DNA encodes these proteins:
- the htpG gene encoding molecular chaperone HtpG, with protein MSEKFEFQTEVNELLNLMIHSLYSNKEIFLRELISNASDALDKLNYLCLTDDAYKSLSYSPRIDIKINKDKKTLMISDNGIGMDKNELINNLGTIARSGTKGFLDKLSGQAKKDSALIGQFGVGFYSAFMVADKIEVVSKKALGEEAFMWSSDAKTYEISPAKKDNHGTSITLYLKDDEFAESYRIENIVKKYSNHIPYPIFADKEEYVAPKDGEKEGSYETKNVQINKASALWKMSKSALKEADYNDFYKQISHDSEDPLLCVHTKAEGKIEYTTLFFVPASEPFDLFRVDYQSGVKLYVKSVFISDDAKEMLPPYLRFVRGIIDVEDLPLNVSREILQENSIMRSVKEQSVKKILGELAKLKEKDREKYIKFYKIFGKVIKEGLYGFSSEKEQILDLCLFKSSKREGLVSLKEYKDAMKDGQKSIYYISGNNETMLRNSPLLESFKAEGIEVLIMDEEIDSIVMPMVQDYDKTPIKAVNHTDIDAEIKPEKDEADEGKFAALLAKMKEILKDEVKDVKLSSRLSESAAVIVYDKNDPDYATQMMLKQMGHSAGKILPILEINPKHELFEKLSQNEAMIYDAAELLLDMAKLNEGVAIDDPSAFSKKLTKILLKAI; from the coding sequence ATGAGCGAAAAATTTGAATTTCAGACCGAGGTAAACGAGCTGTTAAATTTGATGATACACTCGCTTTACTCGAACAAAGAGATATTTTTGCGTGAGCTAATCTCAAATGCAAGCGACGCGCTAGATAAGCTAAACTATCTCTGCCTCACGGACGACGCGTACAAAAGTCTAAGCTACTCTCCGCGAATCGATATCAAAATAAACAAGGACAAAAAGACGCTAATGATCAGCGATAACGGCATCGGTATGGACAAAAACGAGCTGATAAACAACCTCGGCACCATCGCTAGGAGCGGCACGAAGGGCTTTTTGGATAAACTAAGCGGCCAAGCTAAAAAAGATAGCGCCCTCATCGGACAGTTTGGCGTCGGGTTTTATTCGGCGTTTATGGTCGCGGATAAGATCGAAGTCGTGAGCAAAAAGGCACTTGGCGAAGAGGCCTTTATGTGGAGTTCGGATGCCAAAACCTACGAGATCTCGCCTGCGAAAAAAGATAACCACGGCACCTCTATCACGCTTTATCTAAAAGATGACGAGTTTGCCGAGTCCTACCGCATCGAAAATATCGTCAAAAAATACTCCAACCACATCCCGTATCCGATATTTGCGGATAAAGAAGAGTATGTAGCGCCTAAAGATGGCGAAAAAGAGGGCTCGTACGAGACCAAAAACGTGCAAATTAACAAGGCCTCGGCGCTTTGGAAAATGAGTAAAAGCGCGCTAAAAGAGGCCGACTATAACGACTTTTATAAGCAAATCTCGCATGATAGCGAAGATCCGCTACTCTGCGTACATACAAAAGCCGAGGGCAAGATCGAGTACACTACCCTATTTTTCGTGCCGGCGTCAGAGCCCTTTGATCTATTTCGCGTGGATTATCAAAGCGGCGTAAAACTCTACGTCAAAAGCGTATTTATCAGCGACGACGCCAAAGAGATGCTGCCGCCGTATCTTAGATTTGTCCGCGGCATAATCGACGTGGAGGATCTGCCGCTAAACGTCAGCCGCGAGATCCTACAAGAAAATAGCATAATGCGCAGCGTCAAGGAGCAAAGCGTCAAGAAAATCCTGGGCGAACTAGCCAAGCTAAAAGAAAAAGATAGAGAAAAATACATCAAATTTTATAAAATATTCGGCAAAGTTATCAAAGAGGGACTTTACGGATTTAGTAGCGAAAAGGAGCAAATTTTAGACCTTTGCCTCTTTAAATCAAGCAAACGCGAGGGGCTAGTCAGCCTAAAAGAATACAAAGACGCGATGAAAGACGGTCAAAAATCAATCTACTACATCAGCGGAAACAACGAAACGATGCTAAGAAATTCGCCGCTTTTAGAGAGCTTTAAGGCTGAAGGAATCGAAGTGCTCATCATGGACGAGGAGATAGACTCTATTGTCATGCCGATGGTCCAAGACTACGACAAAACGCCGATAAAAGCGGTAAATCACACCGATATCGACGCCGAGATCAAGCCTGAAAAAGACGAAGCCGACGAGGGTAAATTTGCTGCGCTACTAGCTAAGATGAAAGAGATCCTAAAAGACGAGGTCAAGGACGTGAAGCTAAGCTCGCGTCTAAGCGAAAGTGCCGCCGTCATCGTTTATGATAAAAACGATCCCGACTACGCTACGCAGATGATGCTAAAGCAGATGGGGCATAGCGCCGGTAAAATTTTGCCGATACTAGAGATAAATCCAAAGCACGAGCTCTTTGAAAAGCTATCTCAAAACGAGGCGATGATCTACGACGCGGCGGAGCTGCTTTTGGATATGGCTAAGCTAAACGAAGGCGTCGCCATCGACGATCCGTCGGCGTTTAGTAAAAAGCTAACTAAAATCTTGCTAAAAGCGATCTAA